The following is a genomic window from Azospirillaceae bacterium.
ACGCCGCAGGGGTTGGCGTGCTTGATGATGGCGATGGCCGGACGTTCGAACTCGGCCACCAGCTCAAACGCCGCGTCGGTGTCGTTCAGGTTGTTGTACGACAGCTCCTTGCCCTGCAGCTGGGTGGCGGTGGCGATGCCGGGGCGGCGCTCACCCGTCACATAGAAGGCCGCGGTCTGGTGCGGGTTCTCACCATAACGCAGGGTCTGGCGCAGGGTGCCGGACACGGTGACGCTCTCCGGCCAGGTCTGGCCCAGGCGGTTGGCGAACCAGGCGCCGATGGCGGCGTCGTAGGCGCCGGTGCGGGCGTAGGCCTTGGCGGCCAGGCGGCGGCGCAGGTCCAGGCTGGTCTGCCCGTCATGGGCGGCCAGTTCGGACAGCAGCGGGGCATAGTCGGACGGGTCGGTCACCACGGCGACGAAGTCGTGGTTCTTGGCGGCACCACGGATCAGGCTGGGGCCGCCGATGTCGATGTTCTCGATGCAGGTCTCGAAATCGGCACCCTTCGCCACCGTCGCCTCGAACGGGTAGAGGTTCACCACCACCAGGTCGATGCCGGGGATGTCGTGGCTGTTCATGGCGGCCACGTGGCCCTCGTCATCACGGCGGGCCAGGATGCCGCCGTGGATGCGGGGGTGCAGGGTCTTCACCCGGCCGTCCATCATCTCCGGAAAGCCGGTGTGGTCGCTGACCTCCGTCACCGGCACGCCGGCCTCAGCCAAACGTTGGGCGGAACCGCCGGTGGACAGGATGTGCACGCCGCGCGCGGCCAGGGCCTGGCCCAGCTCGATCAATCCGGTCTTGTCGGAGACGGAGATGAGGGCGCGGCGCAGGGGAACGAGATCGGGGCTGCTGGTCATGATGGCAATCCGGCTTGGATGGGAAAAGACAAAGCCCGGCTGCGGGGCCGGGCTCAGGATGGCATTCGGTCGCAATGGCTCAGGGGTCGGCGCCCTCGGCCTTCTTCTCACGGCGCAGGGCCCACTTCAGGGTGGCGCCACCGGTCCCGGTCTCACCGCGCACGGTGACCTGCAGGGTGCCGCGCGGCTCGGGCCCGTCGCCCAAATAGACGCTTTCCTCCAGCCCCACGGTGCCGCCCGACAGGCGCAGGCGCCAGCCGGCACCCGAGGGCAGGCGCAACAACACGCCGTCGCCGCCCTGGGACAGGCTGGCGTGCACGGCGGGATGCAGGTGGAAACGCAGGGTGTAGGTCTGGCCGGCGGATCCCTCCAGCCTATCCTCGCCGCGCAGATCCTCGCCGTTCTCGGCCAGGTACAGGCGGCGGTGGTGGATGATGCCGAAACCGTCGCGATAACCGTCGTGCGCGGCCTCCACCAGCACGGCACCGCCGGTCTCGCTGCGCTTGGCCTCCACCGGGTGCGGGCGGCGGCCCAGGCCGCCATCCTCCCGCACGGAGGCGGAATTGGTGTCGGCCACCACCAGGGTGGAATGGGCGGCGGTGGACGCCAGCGCGCCGCGCCAGGCGCCGGCTTCCGACGGGTGGCTGCCGCAGTTCACGATCAGGCGTTCGCGCCCCACGCTCATCTCGAACGACAGCGTGCCGGCATGGGCGCGGCCGTCCAGGCCCGCCGGCGGCGGGGCGCCGGCGTCGAACAGGATGCAGGTGCGGCCCGCCGCCAGGCGTTCGAACCCGACATGCGGGGCGCTGCGCAAGGGGCGGCCGCGGGCGTCGGCCTGGCTCAGCACCGTGTCGATCAGGATGGGGTCTTCCACCCAGCCGCCGTTGAACAGCGCCAGGCCGCCGTCACCATGGCGGAAGAAGCGCAGGGTGGGCGTCAGGCGGTCGATGGTGTGCTGCAAGGCGTCGGGCATGTCCGCCCGGGCGGTGCGCAACACGCCGCGGATGTCGATCAGGTGACGCAGCGCCTGCATCTGCAAGGACGGGCTGCGCTGCACATGGCCGCCGTCGGCCATGACCTGGCGGGCCAGCTCGCGTTCCAGCAGCCACAGGGCGCGCTGGGCGGTGCGGCCGCGCCCCGCCAGGCAGAAGCCGCCATAGATCAGCCCCTTGATACCCAGCAGCAAATCAACGCCGCGCAGGCGTCCCGGCACCAGGCGGGCCAGGTGGCGGATCTGGCGGGCCAGGCTGTCGAACACCCGGGCGCGCAGGCCGTCGTCGGCGCTGGCCAGGAAGAAGTCGTGGGCGCCGATCCAGGCGACGATGCGCTGGGCCGTCACCTCCGGCGCCCAGGCCACGGCATGCCAGGAAGAGAAACCGTCCAGCCAGCTGGTCACCAGCACGCGCGCCTGGCGCCGGGCGGCGTCACCGCCGGCGGCCTTCAGGTGGCGCAACCAGTCGAAGCCGTGCAGCGCCGTCAGCCAGGCGGAGCCGGCCGTCAGGTCCAGCCAGGGCGGCAACTCACCCTGCCGTTCCTCACCGGCGAAACGGTAGGTCCCGGCCAGCAAGGCCTGGCCCTGGCGGGAATCCCCCGGCCACGGGTCGGCCGGCACCACGCCCAGCGATTGGGGCGCGCGGCCGCCCAGCCAGACGCCATAGAGCGGTGTCCGGTAGACCAGCGCGCCGGGGCCGGCGCGGAAGCGTCTCATGCCGGTGATGCCACGGGCCATGCGCCGTCGAACCCCTTAGACCAGCGGGCCGCGCAGGCGGCGGATATTGTCGGCGTAAGCGGCGGGACCGCCCTGGAAGGTGGCGGTGCCGGCCACCAGCACGTCGGCACCGGCGGCGATGGCCACGGGCGCCAGTTCGGCATTGATGCCGCCGTCGACCTCAAGATCGATGACACGGGTCGTGCCCGCCGTCACGGCGTCGATGCGCTGGCGGATGGCCCGGATCTTGTCCTTCTGGCTGTTGATGAAGGACTGGCCGCCGAAGCCGGGGTTGACCGACATGACCAGGATCATGTCGACGTCGTCCATGATGTAGTCCAGCACCGACACCGGCGTGGCCGGGTTCAGGGCGACACCGGCCTTTTTGCCCAGGCTGCGGATCAGTTGCAGCGTGCGGTGGGTATGGGCACCCGCCTCGGGGTGCACGGTGATGATGTCGGCGCCGGCCTTGGCGAAGGCGGCGATGAAGTTGTCCACCGGCGAGATCATCAGGTGCACGTCGAACACCTTGGCCGAATGCGGGCGCAGGGCCTGCACCACCATGGGGCCGATGGTCAGGTTGGGCACGAAATGCCCGTCCATGACGTCGATATGGATGTAGTCCGCACCGGCGGCGTCCACCGCCCGCACCTCCGCGCCCAGATTGGCGAAGTCGGCCGACAGGATGGAGGGGGCGATGCGTACCGGCTGCTGCATGATGAAAAGGTTCCTATCAACTCAAGACTGCTTTGCCAAGCCGGCCACCCGGCACCCATCCATCAGGATCAATTGGCCGGGATCAATTGGTGCGCCGCAGGCGGGTCACGAAAAATCCGTCGAGGCCGCCCAGCTTGGCCCAGTGGCCCGGCGTGGCGCGCACATCGCCGGCGTCGGTCACCAGTTCCCCCAGCGCCGCCATGCCGGCGTCGTCGGCCGCACCCTGGTAGGCCAAATCCACCGGGATGACCGGTTCCACCATCACGTCGGTGCGGCGCGACAGCAGCTTGGACAACTGCTCCTCCCCCTCCTCCGGCTGGAGGGAGCAGGTGCAGTAGACCACCAGGCCGCCGGGCTTCACCATGTCGATGGCGCGGTCCAGCAGGCGGCGTTGCAGGCTGGCCAGGCGGCCGACATCTTCCGCCGTCTTCAGGCGCGCCACGTCGGGGTGGCGGCGGATGGTGCCGGTGGCGCTGCACGGCGCGTCCAGCAGGAGGGCGTCGGCCAATTCCTCCGGCTGCCACCGGGCGGCGTCGGCCACGGCGGTGGTCACCGACAGGCCCAGCCGTTCCATATTGCGCGACAGCCGGTCCAGCCGGGGGGCGGAGCGATCGACGGCGGTGACCTTGGCGCCGGCGGCGGCCAGTTGCGCGGTCTTGCCGCCGGGGGCGGCGCACAGGTCAATCACGTTCAGCCCGGCGACATCACCCAGCAGGCGGGCGGGCAGCGCGGCGGCGGCGTCCTGCACCCACCAGGCGCCCTCGGCAAAGCCTGGCAGGTCGATGACGTTGCCGCCGGCGGCACGGCGCAGGGTGCCGGTGGGCAGCACCGTCGCCTCCAGCTTTTCCGCCCAGCCGTGCGGGTCTTCCTTCACGGTGATGTCCAGCGGCGCCTCATTCAGGTGGGCGTCGACGATGGCGCGGGTGTGGCCGGTGCCGTAATGCTGGCGCCAGCTGAGCCACAGCCAGTCGGGCGTGTTCAGGCGGCCGGCGTCCTGCGCCACCAGCAATTCGGCACCCTCACGCGACAGCCGGCGCAGCACGGCGTTGATCAGGCCCTTCATGCCGGCGAAGCCCTTGGCCACCGCCAGTTCCACGCCCGTGTCCACGGCGGCGTGGGCGGGGGTGCCCAGGAACAGCAGCTGGGCGGCGGACACGCGCAGGATGTCCAGCACGCCGCCCTTGGGCAGGTCGGGCCGGGCCAGCAGCGACAGCACCACTTCGTCGATCTGGCCCAGGCGGCGGATGACGGTGGCGGTCAGCAGGCGGGTGAAGGCGCGATCACGCGGCTCCAGCCCGGCCAAACCCGGGTGCTGGTCCAATGCGTCATCCAGCGGCACGCGGCGGCGCAGCACGCTTTCCAGAAGGTCGAGGGCAACCCGGCGGGCGGCCAAAGTTTCGGTGTTCATGGGGGCGGGGTGTAACCCGGAAAACGCCCGCTGTCACCGGCACCTTTCGGGCACCCGTACCCCGTTTCCGGCATGGATTTGGGTGGGAACGGCAAAAGCCCTTGGCGGTCGGCGGCGGCAGGGCCAATTATAGGGGCATGAGCAAGCTGCCCCCCCTGCCCCAGCCCAAGGCCCCCGTGTTCAAGGCGCATGTCGCCCCCACCACGCCCGCACCTGAGACGAAGCCCGAGCCCGCCAAGGCCGAAGCCCAGGCGGAAAAGCCCGTGCAGGAGATCGGCGGCCCCACCGGCCCCGAACCCACGCGCTACGGCGACTGGGAACGCAAGGGCCGCTGTAGCGATTTTTAAGATTTTTGTTTTTGTTCCCTCAATTGCCGGGCGCCCGGCGCTTGAGGGAACCCGCATCAAGTCCTGGGCGCGTGCTTGTTAAGGATGCGCTGCAGGGTGCGGCGGTGCATCTTCAGGCGGCGCGCGGTTTCAGAGACGTTGCGGTCGCACTGTTCGAACACCCGCTGGATGTGTTCCCAGCGCACCCGGTCGGCGGACATGGGGTGTTCGGGCGGCGGCGGCAGGGGGCCATCGGTCAGCAAGGCGGCCTCGACCGCGTCGGCGTCCGCCGGCTTGGGCAGGTAATCCACCGCACCGGCCTTCACGGCGGCGACGGCGGTGGCGATGTTGCCATAGCCGGTCAGCATGACGATGCGGGCCTCGGGCCGGGCGTCACGCAGGGCCTTCACCACGTCCAGGCCGCTGCCATCCGCCAGGCGCAGGTCGACCACGGCGTAGCGGGGGGCCGCTTCCTGCGCCACGTCGACACCCAGCGCCACGCTTTCCACGGCCACGACGTCGAAGCCGCGCTTTTCCAGGGCGCGGGCCAGTCGGATGCGGAAGGGGGCGTCGTCATCCACCACCAGCAGGCTGCGCGAGGCGTCCCCGGTGAAGCCGAGGCGCATGGGATCAGTCACGTCACCGCTTTCAACGATCATTCTTGAAAACCCTTCTTGGCCTTTCCCGGGCGGCTTCCCGGCGGCGGCACCTGACCTGGATGGTCCGTCA
Proteins encoded in this region:
- a CDS encoding DUF1674 domain-containing protein: MSKLPPLPQPKAPVFKAHVAPTTPAPETKPEPAKAEAQAEKPVQEIGGPTGPEPTRYGDWERKGRCSDF
- the rpe gene encoding ribulose-phosphate 3-epimerase, producing MQQPVRIAPSILSADFANLGAEVRAVDAAGADYIHIDVMDGHFVPNLTIGPMVVQALRPHSAKVFDVHLMISPVDNFIAAFAKAGADIITVHPEAGAHTHRTLQLIRSLGKKAGVALNPATPVSVLDYIMDDVDMILVMSVNPGFGGQSFINSQKDKIRAIRQRIDAVTAGTTRVIDLEVDGGINAELAPVAIAAGADVLVAGTATFQGGPAAYADNIRRLRGPLV
- a CDS encoding heparinase II/III family protein, with product MARGITGMRRFRAGPGALVYRTPLYGVWLGGRAPQSLGVVPADPWPGDSRQGQALLAGTYRFAGEERQGELPPWLDLTAGSAWLTALHGFDWLRHLKAAGGDAARRQARVLVTSWLDGFSSWHAVAWAPEVTAQRIVAWIGAHDFFLASADDGLRARVFDSLARQIRHLARLVPGRLRGVDLLLGIKGLIYGGFCLAGRGRTAQRALWLLERELARQVMADGGHVQRSPSLQMQALRHLIDIRGVLRTARADMPDALQHTIDRLTPTLRFFRHGDGGLALFNGGWVEDPILIDTVLSQADARGRPLRSAPHVGFERLAAGRTCILFDAGAPPPAGLDGRAHAGTLSFEMSVGRERLIVNCGSHPSEAGAWRGALASTAAHSTLVVADTNSASVREDGGLGRRPHPVEAKRSETGGAVLVEAAHDGYRDGFGIIHHRRLYLAENGEDLRGEDRLEGSAGQTYTLRFHLHPAVHASLSQGGDGVLLRLPSGAGWRLRLSGGTVGLEESVYLGDGPEPRGTLQVTVRGETGTGGATLKWALRREKKAEGADP
- a CDS encoding ActR/PrrA/RegA family redox response regulator transcription factor; translation: MRLGFTGDASRSLLVVDDDAPFRIRLARALEKRGFDVVAVESVALGVDVAQEAAPRYAVVDLRLADGSGLDVVKALRDARPEARIVMLTGYGNIATAVAAVKAGAVDYLPKPADADAVEAALLTDGPLPPPPEHPMSADRVRWEHIQRVFEQCDRNVSETARRLKMHRRTLQRILNKHAPRT
- the purH gene encoding bifunctional phosphoribosylaminoimidazolecarboxamide formyltransferase/IMP cyclohydrolase; amino-acid sequence: MTSSPDLVPLRRALISVSDKTGLIELGQALAARGVHILSTGGSAQRLAEAGVPVTEVSDHTGFPEMMDGRVKTLHPRIHGGILARRDDEGHVAAMNSHDIPGIDLVVVNLYPFEATVAKGADFETCIENIDIGGPSLIRGAAKNHDFVAVVTDPSDYAPLLSELAAHDGQTSLDLRRRLAAKAYARTGAYDAAIGAWFANRLGQTWPESVTVSGTLRQTLRYGENPHQTAAFYVTGERRPGIATATQLQGKELSYNNLNDTDAAFELVAEFERPAIAIIKHANPCGVAEGDDLPTAYARALACDPVSAFGGIIATNRTLDAVTAEAIAKLFAEVVIAPDADEAARAVLASKKNLRVLLTGDLPNPAQAGTLIKTVAGGFLAQSRDDGRVLPSALKVVTKRGPTPKELADLLFAFRVGKHVKSNAIVYAKDLATVGIGAGQMSRVDSSRIAAIKSREAAEAAGLSEPGTKGSVVASDAFFPFADGLIAAAEAGVTAVIQPGGSMRDQEVIDAADERGLAMVFTGMRHFRH
- a CDS encoding transcription antitermination factor NusB yields the protein MNTETLAARRVALDLLESVLRRRVPLDDALDQHPGLAGLEPRDRAFTRLLTATVIRRLGQIDEVVLSLLARPDLPKGGVLDILRVSAAQLLFLGTPAHAAVDTGVELAVAKGFAGMKGLINAVLRRLSREGAELLVAQDAGRLNTPDWLWLSWRQHYGTGHTRAIVDAHLNEAPLDITVKEDPHGWAEKLEATVLPTGTLRRAAGGNVIDLPGFAEGAWWVQDAAAALPARLLGDVAGLNVIDLCAAPGGKTAQLAAAGAKVTAVDRSAPRLDRLSRNMERLGLSVTTAVADAARWQPEELADALLLDAPCSATGTIRRHPDVARLKTAEDVGRLASLQRRLLDRAIDMVKPGGLVVYCTCSLQPEEGEEQLSKLLSRRTDVMVEPVIPVDLAYQGAADDAGMAALGELVTDAGDVRATPGHWAKLGGLDGFFVTRLRRTN